From Fretibacterium sp. OH1220_COT-178:
CGCTCAGGTTTTGGTCGGAAACTGGGTGGGAGCCAAGGGCTTCTCCGTGTTCGGCGCGCAGGGCGCGTCTGCGGCGGCCGAGTTGCTGACGGCCTCCATCCCCGGTATCCTTGTTCTGCTCGGCATCGTTGCCGGTGGCGTCCTGATCGCCCATATCATGCCGTGGAAGGGGCTGCCCTCCGTGGCCTACATCGTCACCCTCGGCTGTCTCGTGACGATCCCCGGTTTCCCCGGTGCGGAGCAGCTCACCGCCTGGGTCTCCAAGGTCAGTTTCATCGGGCTCTGCACGCCGATTCTGGCCTACGCGGGGCTTGCGGTGGGCAAGGATATCGGTGCGCTCAAGACGCAGGGCTGGCGGATCGTTCTGGTGGGACTTTTCGTCTTCGTAGGGACCTTCATGGGCTCTGCCCTCATCGCGGAGCTGGTGCTGCGCGGGATGAAATAAAGCTTCCCCGTTCGGCCGATCTGTTTTTCACATCTCCCCTTGCCGGAAAGGGATTTTGGTGGTAGCATTTCACGCGTTACGAACGAGAAACGCGATGAAGAGGACGAGTACCCTCGCCCGTGGCCCCGAGCCACGGGAGACCGCGATACAGAGAGGCGGAGACCTTGGCTGGAAGTCCCGCCGCGCGAGTACGAGGAGAATACCCCCTCCAAGCGGGCGTCGAGGCCATGGAGGTCTCCTTCCGGGATAAGACGCAGGGGTTCCGCCCCATACAGCGGGTTCAAGTGCCGGGGTCCCGTGGACCTCGGAAGTGGAGTGGAACCGCGACATCGATGCGCCCACGTCGTCTCCATGGTTTTGGAGTCGGCGTGGGCGTTTTTCATTTCAATTTTTGGGGGGATCAGTATGTTGCGTTTTGAGGGTAACAACGGGAAGGTCTGTGAGCTCGACCGGGGATCGGTCATGGTGTCCGAGGTCTTGTCCGAACTGGGCCTGGGGAAGAAGGCCCTGGCCGGAAAACTGAACGGGGAGTTATTGGATTTGAGCCGCGAGGTTTCGGTCGGCGGCTCGATCGAGCCCGTTCTGGCGGGGTCCGAGGAGGGGCTCGACATCCTGCGCCACTCCTGCGCGCACCTGATGGCCCAGGCCATCGAGAACCTCTATCCCGGGACGCATTTCGGGATAGGGCCCTGCATCAAGGACGGTTTTTACTACGACGTGGACGTCGCGGACGGCTCGATCACCGAGCAGGACCTGCCCGCGATCGAGGCGGAGATGCGCCGGCTTGCCGGGGCCGCCGAGAAGGTCGAGCGCGTGGAGATGGGACGGGAGGAGGCCCTGAAGTTCTTCGGGGACCGCAACGACCCGTACAAGGTCGAGCTGATCTCGGAGCTGGAGGTTCCGTCCGTGTCGCTCTACCGGCAGGGGGACTACGTGGACCTGTGCCGGGGCCCCCACGTCCCCGATACGTCCTGGCACCGCAACTTCAAGCTGCTCTCCGTGGCGGGGGCCTACTGGCGGGGCAGCGAGAAGAACAAGATGCTGACCCGCGTCTACGGCACGGCCTTCGCCACGCCGGACGATCTGAAACAGCACCTGAAGCGTCTGGAGGAGGCCAAGCTGCGCGACCACCGCAAGCTGGGGCGCGAGCTGGACCTGTTCAGCCTCCACGACGAGGGGCCGGGCTTCCCCTTCTTCCACCCCAAGGGCATGGCGATCCTGAACACCCTCATCGACTTCTGGCGCAGGGAACACATGCGGCGCGGCTACTCGGAGATTCGCACACCCCTGATCCTGGACCGTTCCCTCTGGCTCCAGTCCGGGCACTGGGACCACTACAAGGAGAACATGTACTTCACCGAGATCGACGAGAAGCCTTTTGCCGTCAAGCCGATGAACTGCCCCGGCGGCATCCTGGTCTACAAGACGCAGCTGCGCAGCTACCGCGAGCTGCCGCTCCGCATGGCGGAGCTGGGCATCGTCCACCGGCACGAGCGCAGCGGGGTGCTCCACGGCCTGATGCGGGTGCGCTGCTTCACCCAGGACGACGCGCACCTCTACTGCCGTCCCGACCAGGTGAAGGAGGAGGTCATCGGCATCATCGACCTGTGCCGGTTCATCTATAAGGACGTGTTCGGCTTCGACTACGCGGTGGAGCTGTCGACCCGTCCCGAGAACTCGATGGGCGAGCCGGAGCAGTGGGAGCTCGCGGAGTCGGCCCTCAAGGAGGCGCTGGAGGCCTCGAACACCCCCTATCGTCTCAACGAGGGGGACGGCGCCT
This genomic window contains:
- a CDS encoding DUF340 domain-containing protein; this encodes MTYRQMAIFLLICAAQVLVGNWVGAKGFSVFGAQGASAAAELLTASIPGILVLLGIVAGGVLIAHIMPWKGLPSVAYIVTLGCLVTIPGFPGAEQLTAWVSKVSFIGLCTPILAYAGLAVGKDIGALKTQGWRIVLVGLFVFVGTFMGSALIAELVLRGMK
- the thrS gene encoding threonine--tRNA ligase codes for the protein MLRFEGNNGKVCELDRGSVMVSEVLSELGLGKKALAGKLNGELLDLSREVSVGGSIEPVLAGSEEGLDILRHSCAHLMAQAIENLYPGTHFGIGPCIKDGFYYDVDVADGSITEQDLPAIEAEMRRLAGAAEKVERVEMGREEALKFFGDRNDPYKVELISELEVPSVSLYRQGDYVDLCRGPHVPDTSWHRNFKLLSVAGAYWRGSEKNKMLTRVYGTAFATPDDLKQHLKRLEEAKLRDHRKLGRELDLFSLHDEGPGFPFFHPKGMAILNTLIDFWRREHMRRGYSEIRTPLILDRSLWLQSGHWDHYKENMYFTEIDEKPFAVKPMNCPGGILVYKTQLRSYRELPLRMAELGIVHRHERSGVLHGLMRVRCFTQDDAHLYCRPDQVKEEVIGIIDLCRFIYKDVFGFDYAVELSTRPENSMGEPEQWELAESALKEALEASNTPYRLNEGDGAFYGPKIDFHLEDSIGRTWQCGTIQLDFQMPERFDMHYVGADGQEHRPVMLHRALLGSLERFFGILIEHFAGAFPFWIAPVQVKLIPISEEHQDYVRELAKTFGGWGLRVETDERDEKLGKRIRDAQLQKVPYMIVVGDKEKETRVVAVRERSRGDLGSMDLEAFRKLLDEEFNPVRG